In Syngnathoides biaculeatus isolate LvHL_M chromosome 5, ASM1980259v1, whole genome shotgun sequence, the following are encoded in one genomic region:
- the tax1bp1b gene encoding tax1-binding protein 1 homolog B isoform X2: MALISDGPVIDNTMDTSNFAHVIFQNVGKSYLPHAALECHYTLTQFIKPHPKDWVGIFKVGWSTARDYYTFLWSLLPENYVDGTAVNRTVVFQGYYVPNDDGEFYQFCYVTHKGEIRGASTPFLFRASSPSEEELLTVEDECNSDILVVTTKAGFLEQKVEEAQRAKDELVKKVALLQQEMEQLESAKEGLQKACEQEEENCAQLKRQNQELQNSSQVLQEEKEEVKRRLEEATSRVLQLEEDLIGVTQRGLQKETELDFLKDRMKKLTAEKEALESQLNNEKDEKELYKMHLKNRELENTKLSAELQMMKSVDVNKENTIAQLKEDVGRLQICLTEKEKQYKEVLAKVSPLGDLKALKEQLRQKEEQLQANQQQSTMLSAELRDASSARDRTMSELYHMKLEADGLRHAKAEAQAQCCRLENLVEQMKADAKLEAAKAEEGCTDVTLVAELQREVEDLKLRLHMAAEHYKEKYKECTRLQKHVLKLSEQQGELKRNSAQDLSTVPASVSPETSVPGSPSSEDPMLEAISREAPDTHSKYKKYKQLLMEEKERSDMMHEELAKMAVKVKEQQKISETLKQQLASEEDRCMEVQKSNKKAEQPSGGKSAAESVQSGVPLFLQYPVPYAQDAPNPLLVSQSPTKLHFGNPYSSVSHSKDDDDEVLDEQLLCLPPVGPPSWDSNVVCIQPTRHHPPDAHEESDDKPNNDDDDVNSNEKPTATEPPNPFANDGQNPFCFDPSMDMKRCPLCEVIFPPNYDQSKFEEHVESHWKICPMCSEQFPLDCDQKAFENHVLTHFDAYQLDVD, translated from the exons ATGGCGCTGATCTCGGATGGGCCTGTAATAGACAACACCATGGACACATCAAACTTTGCCCACGTTATCTTCCAGAACGTAGGCAAGAGCTACCTGCCTCATGCCGCGCTGGAGTGTCACTACACCCTCACGCAGTTCATCAAGCCACACCCAAAGGACTGGGTCGGCATCTTCAAG GTTGGTTGGAGCACAGCGAGGGACTATTATACATTCTTGTGGTCCCTCCTCCCTGAGAATTATGTGGACGGCACTGCAGTCAACAGAACAGTGGTCTTTCAGG GATACTATGTGCCCAACGACGACGGTGAGTTCTATCAGTTCTGTTACGTGACCCACAAAGGGGAGATTCGCGGAGCCAGCACACCGTTCCTATTCCGGGCCAGTAGCCCCTCGGAGGAGGAGCTGCTGACTGTGGAGGACGAATGCAACTCTGACATCCTGGTGGTCACCACCAAGGCGGGCTTTCTCGAG CAAAAGGTGGAGGAAGCCCAGCGAGCGAAAGACGAGCTGGTGAAAAAGGTGGCCCTGCTGCAGCAGGAGATGGAGCAGCTGGAATCGGCCAAGGAGGGCCTGCAGAAGGCGTGCGAACAGGAGGAAGAGAACTGCGCccagctgaaaagacagaaTCAA GAGTTGCAGAATTCTTCCCAAGTCCTgcaagaggagaaggaggaagtcAAGAGGAGACTGGAAGAGGCCACGTCCAGAGTTTTACAGCTGGAGGAAGACCTCATCGGAGTCACCCAAAGAGGCCTACAAAAGGAAACCGAGCTGGACTT cTTGAAGGACAGAATGAAGAAACTCACAGCAGAGAAAGAAGCACTCGAGTCTCAACTTAACAACgagaaagatgaaaaggaactcTACAAG atgcacctgaaaAACCGCGAGCTGGAAAACACTAAGCTAAGTGCTGAGCTGCAGATGATGAAGTCAGTGGACGTGAACAAAGAGAACACCATTGCTCAGTTGAAAGAGGACGTGGGCCGCCTGCAGATTTGCCTGACTGAGAAGGAGAAGCAGTACAAAGAGGTCTTGGCCAAAGTGTCCCCCCTG GGGGACTTAAAGGCCTTGAAAGAGCAGCTACGCCAGAAAGAGGAGCAGCTCCAGGCCAACCAGCAGCAGTCGACCATGCTGTCCGCCGAGCTGAGGGACGCGTCGAGCGCCCGCGACCGCACCATGTCCGAACTGTATCACATGAAGCTGGAGGCCGACGGCCTGCGGCACGCCAAAGCCGAGGCTCAGGCTCAATGTTGCCGCCTGGAGAATCTGGTGGAGCAGATGAAGGCGGACGCCAAGCTGGAGGCT GCCAAAGCAGAGGAAGGCTGTACGGACGTGACTCTTGTAGCAGAGCTGCAGAGAGAGGTTGAGGACCTGAAGCTGCGTCTGCACATGGCCGCCGAGCACTACAAGGAGAAATACAAGGAATGCACTCGGCTGCAAAAACACGTGCTCAAACTGTCTGAACAGCAAGGG GAACTGAAGAGAAACTCTGCACAAGACCTGTCGACAGTGCCTGCATCAGTGAGTCCAGAGACATCTGTTCCAG GGAGTCCTAGTTCTGAAGACCCCATGTTGGAGGCCATCAGCAGAGAGGCTCCCGACACGCATTCCAAATACAAGAAATACAAGCAATTGCTGATG GAGGAGAAGGAGCGCAGCGACATGATGCACGAGGAGCTGGCCAAGATGGCGGTGAAAGTGAAAGAGCAGCAGAAGATCAGCGAGACTCTCAAGCAGCAGCTGGCGTCCGAGGAAGACCGCTGCATG GAGGTGCAGAAGAGCAACAAGAAAGCAGAGCAGCCGTCCGGCGGGAAAAGCGCCGCAGAGAGCGTTCAGTCCGGCGTGCCTTTATTCCTGCAGTACCCGGTGCCGTACGCCCAGGATGCCCCCAACCCTCTGCTGGTCTCTCAGAGTCCCACCAAGCTGCACTTTGGGAACCCCTACTCCTCGGTCTCGCACTCAAAAG acgacgacgacgaggtaTTGGACGAGCAGCTGCTTTGCCTGCCCCCCGTGGGGCCGCCCTCCTGGGACAGCAACGTGGTGTGCATCCAACCCACCCGCCACCACCCGCCCGACGCCCACGAGGAGTCGGACGATAAGCccaacaacgacgacgacgac GTTAACAGCAACGAGAAGCCCACCGCGACGGAGCCCCCCAACCCGTTTGCCAACGACGGACAGAATCCCTTTTGCTTTGATCCCAG
- the hibadhb gene encoding 3-hydroxyisobutyrate dehydrogenase b codes for MAALLRGTLYLVGRRCKNVHLAIASTRSMASKTQVGFIGLGNMGNPMAKNLLKNGYPVIATDVFPESCKEVQELGAQIVDNPAEVAEKADRIITMLPSNPNVIDAYTGANGILKKVKKGSLLIDSSTIDPAVSKEMAAAAEKMGAVFMDAPVSGGVGAANLGKLTFMVGGAQEEFTAAKELLSCMGANVVYCGQVGTGQAAKICNNMLLAIGMIGTAETMNLGVRLGLDPKLLAKILNMSSGRCWSSDTYNPVPGVMEGVPSANNYQGGFGTQLMAKDLGLAQNTATNTKTPIPLGSLAHQMYRMMCARGYASKDFSSVFQFLREEEGQQ; via the exons ATGGCGGCCCTGCTGAGGGGTACTCTGTACCTAGTTGGAAGGCGGTGCAAGAATGTTCACTTGGCGATTG CCTCCACGAGGTCCATGGCCTCCAAGACACAGGTGGGCTTTATTGGCCTTGGAAATATGGGAAATCCAATGGCCAAGAATTTGCTGAAGAACGGATACCCAGTCATAGCCACAGATGTCTTCCCGGAGTCCTGCAAAGAAGTTCAAGAGCTGGGTGCCCAG ATTGTCGATAATCCTGCCGAGGTCGCGGAAAAAGCCGACCGCATCATCACCATGCTTCCCTCGAATCCCAATGTTATTGACGCGTATACCGGAGCCAATGGGATTCTCAA GAAAGTGAAGAAAGGCTCCTTGCTCATCGACTCCAGTACAATCGACCCAGCCGTCTCAAAAGAGATGGCGGCGGCTGCGGAGAAGATGGGAGCGGTTTTTATGGACGCACCTGTGTCAGGAG GTGTGGGTGCCGCCAATTTAGGGAAGCTGACGTTTATGGTGGGAGGAGCCCAGGAAGAGTTTACGGCTGCCAAAGAGCTTCTAAGCTGCATGGGAGCCAACGTGGTTTACTGTGGTCAGGTTGGAACTGGACAG GCCGCTAAAATCTGTAACAACATGCTGCTCGCTATCGGAATGATCGGAACCGCCGAAACAATGAATTTGGGAGTCAG ACTCGGTCTTGATCCAAAACTCTTGGCCAAGATCCTGAACATGAGTTCGGGCCGTTGCTGGTCCAGCGACACCTACAATCCCGTCCCCGGAGTGATGGAGGGAGTCCCGTCGGCGAATAACTACCAGGGCGGCTTCGGCACGCAGCTCATGGCCAAG GATCTCGGTCTGGCCCAGAACACAGCCACCAACACGAAGACCCCCATACCGCTCGGCTCCTTAGCCCATCAGATGTACCGGATGATGTGCGCCCGCGGTTACGCCAGTAAAGATTTCTCCTCCGTGTTCCAGTTCTTGCGCGAGGAGGAGGGACAGCAGTGA
- the tax1bp1b gene encoding tax1-binding protein 1 homolog B isoform X1: protein MALISDGPVIDNTMDTSNFAHVIFQNVGKSYLPHAALECHYTLTQFIKPHPKDWVGIFKVGWSTARDYYTFLWSLLPENYVDGTAVNRTVVFQGYYVPNDDGEFYQFCYVTHKGEIRGASTPFLFRASSPSEEELLTVEDECNSDILVVTTKAGFLEQKVEEAQRAKDELVKKVALLQQEMEQLESAKEGLQKACEQEEENCAQLKRQNQELQNSSQVLQEEKEEVKRRLEEATSRVLQLEEDLIGVTQRGLQKETELDFLKDRMKKLTAEKEALESQLNNEKDEKELYKMHLKNRELENTKLSAELQMMKSVDVNKENTIAQLKEDVGRLQICLTEKEKQYKEVLAKVSPLGDLKALKEQLRQKEEQLQANQQQSTMLSAELRDASSARDRTMSELYHMKLEADGLRHAKAEAQAQCCRLENLVEQMKADAKLEAAKAEEGCTDVTLVAELQREVEDLKLRLHMAAEHYKEKYKECTRLQKHVLKLSEQQGELKRNSAQDLSTVPASVSPETSVPAFMVLAGSPSSEDPMLEAISREAPDTHSKYKKYKQLLMEEKERSDMMHEELAKMAVKVKEQQKISETLKQQLASEEDRCMEVQKSNKKAEQPSGGKSAAESVQSGVPLFLQYPVPYAQDAPNPLLVSQSPTKLHFGNPYSSVSHSKDDDDEVLDEQLLCLPPVGPPSWDSNVVCIQPTRHHPPDAHEESDDKPNNDDDDVNSNEKPTATEPPNPFANDGQNPFCFDPSMDMKRCPLCEVIFPPNYDQSKFEEHVESHWKICPMCSEQFPLDCDQKAFENHVLTHFDAYQLDVD, encoded by the exons ATGGCGCTGATCTCGGATGGGCCTGTAATAGACAACACCATGGACACATCAAACTTTGCCCACGTTATCTTCCAGAACGTAGGCAAGAGCTACCTGCCTCATGCCGCGCTGGAGTGTCACTACACCCTCACGCAGTTCATCAAGCCACACCCAAAGGACTGGGTCGGCATCTTCAAG GTTGGTTGGAGCACAGCGAGGGACTATTATACATTCTTGTGGTCCCTCCTCCCTGAGAATTATGTGGACGGCACTGCAGTCAACAGAACAGTGGTCTTTCAGG GATACTATGTGCCCAACGACGACGGTGAGTTCTATCAGTTCTGTTACGTGACCCACAAAGGGGAGATTCGCGGAGCCAGCACACCGTTCCTATTCCGGGCCAGTAGCCCCTCGGAGGAGGAGCTGCTGACTGTGGAGGACGAATGCAACTCTGACATCCTGGTGGTCACCACCAAGGCGGGCTTTCTCGAG CAAAAGGTGGAGGAAGCCCAGCGAGCGAAAGACGAGCTGGTGAAAAAGGTGGCCCTGCTGCAGCAGGAGATGGAGCAGCTGGAATCGGCCAAGGAGGGCCTGCAGAAGGCGTGCGAACAGGAGGAAGAGAACTGCGCccagctgaaaagacagaaTCAA GAGTTGCAGAATTCTTCCCAAGTCCTgcaagaggagaaggaggaagtcAAGAGGAGACTGGAAGAGGCCACGTCCAGAGTTTTACAGCTGGAGGAAGACCTCATCGGAGTCACCCAAAGAGGCCTACAAAAGGAAACCGAGCTGGACTT cTTGAAGGACAGAATGAAGAAACTCACAGCAGAGAAAGAAGCACTCGAGTCTCAACTTAACAACgagaaagatgaaaaggaactcTACAAG atgcacctgaaaAACCGCGAGCTGGAAAACACTAAGCTAAGTGCTGAGCTGCAGATGATGAAGTCAGTGGACGTGAACAAAGAGAACACCATTGCTCAGTTGAAAGAGGACGTGGGCCGCCTGCAGATTTGCCTGACTGAGAAGGAGAAGCAGTACAAAGAGGTCTTGGCCAAAGTGTCCCCCCTG GGGGACTTAAAGGCCTTGAAAGAGCAGCTACGCCAGAAAGAGGAGCAGCTCCAGGCCAACCAGCAGCAGTCGACCATGCTGTCCGCCGAGCTGAGGGACGCGTCGAGCGCCCGCGACCGCACCATGTCCGAACTGTATCACATGAAGCTGGAGGCCGACGGCCTGCGGCACGCCAAAGCCGAGGCTCAGGCTCAATGTTGCCGCCTGGAGAATCTGGTGGAGCAGATGAAGGCGGACGCCAAGCTGGAGGCT GCCAAAGCAGAGGAAGGCTGTACGGACGTGACTCTTGTAGCAGAGCTGCAGAGAGAGGTTGAGGACCTGAAGCTGCGTCTGCACATGGCCGCCGAGCACTACAAGGAGAAATACAAGGAATGCACTCGGCTGCAAAAACACGTGCTCAAACTGTCTGAACAGCAAGGG GAACTGAAGAGAAACTCTGCACAAGACCTGTCGACAGTGCCTGCATCAGTGAGTCCAGAGACATCTGTTCCAG CCTTCATGGTCCTCGCAGGGAGTCCTAGTTCTGAAGACCCCATGTTGGAGGCCATCAGCAGAGAGGCTCCCGACACGCATTCCAAATACAAGAAATACAAGCAATTGCTGATG GAGGAGAAGGAGCGCAGCGACATGATGCACGAGGAGCTGGCCAAGATGGCGGTGAAAGTGAAAGAGCAGCAGAAGATCAGCGAGACTCTCAAGCAGCAGCTGGCGTCCGAGGAAGACCGCTGCATG GAGGTGCAGAAGAGCAACAAGAAAGCAGAGCAGCCGTCCGGCGGGAAAAGCGCCGCAGAGAGCGTTCAGTCCGGCGTGCCTTTATTCCTGCAGTACCCGGTGCCGTACGCCCAGGATGCCCCCAACCCTCTGCTGGTCTCTCAGAGTCCCACCAAGCTGCACTTTGGGAACCCCTACTCCTCGGTCTCGCACTCAAAAG acgacgacgacgaggtaTTGGACGAGCAGCTGCTTTGCCTGCCCCCCGTGGGGCCGCCCTCCTGGGACAGCAACGTGGTGTGCATCCAACCCACCCGCCACCACCCGCCCGACGCCCACGAGGAGTCGGACGATAAGCccaacaacgacgacgacgac GTTAACAGCAACGAGAAGCCCACCGCGACGGAGCCCCCCAACCCGTTTGCCAACGACGGACAGAATCCCTTTTGCTTTGATCCCAG
- the hoxa13b gene encoding homeobox protein Hox-A13b → MTASLLLHSHWAEPLMFGKNMQDAPGFPGGNLAPNQCRNLLAHPASLAPSSAAYAGGGDGEPAKQCSPCSATQSSPNASLPYGYFGGGGCGGGGGGGGYYQCRPASHGCVKACAPAASYADKYAQDASAPGDEFSGRAKEFTFYQGYSTAPYQAGYLDVPVIPALGAPPEPRHEPLLPMEPYQPWSITGNGWSAAGQVYCTKEPPQANALWKSPLQDNTCVGDSQVRRGRKKRVPYTKAQLKELEREYATNKFISKDKRRRISAHTNLTERQVTIWFQNRRVKEKKVVNKFKSSC, encoded by the exons ATGACCGCGTCGTTGCTGCTGCACTCGCACTGGGCCGAGCCGCTGATGTTCGGCAAGAACATGCAAGACGCGCCGGGGTTCCCCGGGGGGAACTTGGCGCCCAACCAGTGCAGGAATCTGCTGGCGCATCCCGCCTCGCTGGCTCCGAGCAGCGCCGCCTAcgccggcggcggcgacggggagCCGGCCAAACAGTGCAGCCCGTGTTCGGCCACGCAGAGCTCGCCCAACGCGTCCCTCCCGTACGGATATTTCGGGGGAGGCggatgcggcggcggcggcggcgggggtggCTACTACCAGTGCAGGCCGGCTTCCCACGGCTGCGTCAAGGCCTGCGCGCCAGCCGCCTCCTACGCGGACAAGTACGCGCAGGACGCGTCGGCGCCCGGCGATGAGTTCTCCGGCCGGGCCAAGGAGTTCACCTTTTACCAGGGCTACTCCACGGCTCCCTACCAGGCGGGCTACCTGGACGTGCCCGTGATTCCCGCGCTGGGTGCGCCCCCCGAGCCCAGGCACGAGCCGCTCTTGCCGATGGAGCCCTACCAGCCGTGGTCCATCACCGGCAACGGCTGGAGTGCGGCGGGCCAAGTGTACTGCACCAAGGAGCCGCCTCAGGCCAACGCGCTGTGGAAGTCCCCCCTGCAAG acaacACGTGCGTCGGGGACAGCCAGGTGCGGCGCGGCAGGAAGAAGCGCGTCCCTTACACGAAGGCGCAGCTGAAAGAACTGGAGCGCGAGTACGCCACCAACAAGTTCATCAGCAAGGACAAGCGGAGGAGGATTTCGGCCCACACCAACCTGACCGAGAGACAAGTCACCATCTGGTTTCAGAACCGCCGCGTGAAGGAGAAGAAAGTCGTCAATAAGTTCAAGAGCTCCTGTTAG